DNA from Papio anubis isolate 15944 chromosome 1, Panubis1.0, whole genome shotgun sequence:
tgcactccagcctgggcaacagagtgagactgtctcaaaaaataaaattaaattaaataaaacaaaataaaataagagcacTCAGCATagtgagtgcctggcacatataagAGCTCAGTAAATGCTAGCTGCTGTTACTAGGTGCTATGCAAATGAAATGAAGTTTTTGTCCTTCAAGGCGTGAGCACAAGGCTTTTTTATCTGCAGGGTAGTAATACGTCCAGTAATACAGACTCTTTCTTGTTCTTCATGGTAGTTAGGTGCAATAAAGCCGCCACAAACACTGAATTAGGGAATACTGAATGAATACTCCCTGgagaaatacagggttaggttcctaTGAGCCTCTGGTCACATTTTCATCAACCAATCAATAATCTAGCtttatgtgtttctgtttaaagataccttacttaatatatattgttgattcatgAACTCACAGCCAGCAGCACTATAGCTCATGCCTGAATAAAGCTTATCTAACACGTATTCTCTCTGTAAGGGGCATCATAGCTTTTCCATATGTAGGAACATTAGAAAGCACTTATAGCACTATACTTGTGGCCATTTCAACAGCAAAATCActaacaaaaagcacaaaaatacaaagttggCTTTCCACTGATGAGCCTTGTCCACCAAAAAAATATTTCCCACCAGGTGCCCTATAATACCTCCCAGAGCCCCCAAGTCTCATACCTTCTCCTGCAAATCAATGTCACTGAAGACTGTCCCTGACTCCACACCTTCAGCAGCAAACCCAGCCTGCAGGGGACAAGAAGGTACCAGTTAGTTTTGGCAAAAGGAGGCATTGGGCTATAAGTGAGGGCTGGCCAGGTTGCTGGCTCTTCTCACACTTTTGGGATGGAGGACAGAGATGCAGTACAAGCACCTCTCTTGGAATAACTGCTGATCTTCCAGGACCCGGCAGCTGCCTCAGAACTAGAGTGATGGTTTCTCTGAATTACAGTCCTGGACCAGAAGGCAGCAGGTGCAGCATAATCCCTTCCACTACCCCAGGTTTGCTGAAGGCCCCTGGGCATGTCATTTCCCAGGTTGGACCttagttatttataaaatggggatgaagtATTTGCTCTTCTGCCGACCTCACAGATTTGTTGTGAGGTGAAACATGCACAAATAAAGGGGGATAAGCACCAGCTcaagtcagacagacctgggttgaAACTATAGCTCCATTGCttactgtgtgaccctgagcaagttgCAACATCTCTTCAGTTCCTTACTCATCTGAAGAACAGGATGAATAAATTCATAGGGTTACCATGAGGATCAAATGTGGTAACATGTGAAAATGACAGCATGGGTGCCCAAGCATACAGCAGCCACTTAATAATGGACAATTATTACTACCACTAGAAAGGAGAAATGTCTAGTCCATGGTCTCTGTAGGTAGCAAAGTTCTGGCTGTCACTTCACGCATCCCCTCCCCAAAGAcagagattccacagaaagataCACACACCTGGGGCTGGAAATCAACTGGTTCAAGGCCCCTGCACTCAAACTCCACTATTGTCTTGAAGTTCTCATTGTCTTCAGCCTAGAAAGGAAGTGTGTTGAAGAGGTAGGCCCAAAAGAGCTCTCAAGATGACCTCATGGCTCCTCTCCTTCCCACCAAATGGGCACTTACTGCCCCTGGAGGCCTACCATGAGACCCAGGAACAACTCATCCCCTTCTTAGAGGAAGTCTGCCTTGGGCACCTGCTCCCTATGAGGCTTTCTGTAGACAGTAGACATGGAGGCTGTAGAAGAGTGTGGATGCTGGGGTCAGCCTGCCTGGATGTAAGGTAAGCTCTGTCTCTCTTCCCCTCTGGGCCCAAGATTCCTAAATTGTCAAATACAGCCGAGGAAACCTCTACAATTTTATTGTGAGATTTTGAAATGCATAtaaagtgcccagcacagtgctcaataaatggtaaataaaattATCAACACCAAAAATATGAACAAGAATGTTAAGCTCCAAAGTCTCTAGATCATCCAAACAGACCCAGTACACTTAGCCACAGCCTTTTGCTCACTATCTGCCATTAAGTAAGGGAGAGGGCTGACTTACAGCGGTTGAAATGGTTATGTATGTGGAAGGGATACCTCTTACGGGGTAGATGGCCAGGAAATTCATGCCTACCTGACCTATGGGCTTAGGGGCCACAAGTGCCATGCCCACACATTCAGTCTCATCCTGTCATTCactgtaaaaataatttcctgcACACTGACTGGATTTTGACCAGGAGGAAAACAGAGCAGAAGCTCTGGGATCTGGAACAGTGAAGAGCCTCGAACTCTGGTACTGGTAAGGCATTTCTCTGTTAGCGCTCTAGTTCGATTCTTATTTGTCTGTATTTTCCACTAGACTATTATGTACTTGAGGGTAAGTcctcatttcatttctctttaactTCAGGACAAAGCCAAGAATTTGGCACAACTCAAGatactttaaataaataccaaataaGGAATAGGTGAATACAAATAACTGGCTTTCTTTAAACAAACAGACCCAAAGCACACACTCCCTCCCTCACCTTTGGGCTAACTTGCTCCATAGTAACATATAACTATCTAATAACACTGATACTATAAAGGATGGGATGCACCAAAGGACTACCCCACCTATGGTTTCAGAGAAAGCTTGCTAGTCCCCTAAAATGAAGACAAGGCAAGTGCTCTCAGTGATGCAAACTGAACAGCTAGATTGTGTCAGAGGTCCCCTGAGATCCCACAGCCCAGCCCTCATAAGAAGACACTGCAAGAGGCAATATACCAAGCACTCAGTGTACAGTGAATAAATGACTGAGGGAAAGAAGAACTAAGTTCATGAGTGAATATCCTATGGCAGGTCACTCTGATGCAGGCATGACTCTAGAACCCAGACCTACTAACTCCAGTTAGGATTTAACCCCACCATCCCTGCCACCACAGCAACAAACTTACATTGTAAGGCTTGATGGTGCTGCTTAATATCtctgaaatagaaaagagaacaCAAAGTTGACCTGAGTCCATGCCCTGGCCCCAGCCAGGTGCCCAGATGTGGCCCTGAAAAAGATCGTGCTGCACAGGTGTCGGCATCTTAGGCTTGACTCCACCCTCAGGTAACATGAGTCTACTTTCAGCCTGGTGCCAGGAAGCTGTGGGCCACCCTGGCAGAACTCAGTATGCACAGCCTGACCTACCGATGGAATTTTCTCTTGCACACAGCTTGCACTTCTGGACCATGGAAGCACTGCCACGGCCCCCCTTCAGTGCCACACTGTCCTGGCAAAAAGCAAACAGAACTTTCAGTCACATATGAATTAGATGTACGGTCCTGAGGAGATTGAGCCCACCATTTATTGTCCACTGAAAGAGACCAAGACCCAGAAAGGGTAACTTACTAGGACAAGACtcctgggaaggcttcctgaggaaaataaaaaaagagcttCTCCTTGATTTTGAACTCTGCCTCATATCTCAAAGATGTCTGTTGAACCCAGTGCTGATCACACTGACACCTGCCCTCCCAAACCACAAAAAGCAGGGAGCAAAGAACTGGAGAGATGAAGGCCAGTTTCCCCAAATCCCTGCCCAgaagtgtatgtgtgtttgtgagtgtttATGATGGGGGGGAACAGTTACCATCAGCCGGATGTACTGCCACTTGTCCGAAATCTCACCACAGTTGCCACATTTCatctttgggggaaaaagaaTGTTAGTAAAGCAGCTGGCTCAGCTGGGCAGACACCAAGGAAGGGGTAAGAACAGTGGGAGGTGGGCAGGCTCATGGCCTACCTTCTCATTGGCAATCTCACTTCATCCCTAACACCAGCCCCAGCAAGGACAAAACTAGACCTATCTCTGGGCAAAGGGTAGATAGGTAAGGCTGTTTAATATGCCGGCATGCCCACCCTCCTCTATGAAGTGCTCAGTGTGGCCAGGGATTCAAGGCATCTGTGGTGCAGAAATGGCTtcaatgggggtggggggaaatagggagagatttgttaaaagatacaaaattacaccTACAtgggaagaataagttctagtgttctatagcactgtagggtgactatagctaacaataacagtttcaaatagctaggatATTAAatgctcccaacacaaagaaacgaTACATGTTTGAGATGAATATGCTAACTAccttgatctgatcactatatattacatatatcgCAACATCaccatataccccataaatatgtacaattcttatgtgtcaattaagaaaaaaaaaaaagagaaatggcctCAGCAGGCCCCCCACCCACTCTGCTTGGTTGGCTTTATGGTCCCACAGGCCCTGTATGTCACTGGTGTATTTATCACTCTGTTGTGACtctatttttctgtctccttcactcGACTCGGCTTCTTGAAGCCAAAGAACAGATTCTCCCAAGTAAGCCCTGGTATTCAGGCTTCAAAATCCTGGGAAATAAAAGTAGTCCAGAGGCAGCTTCCCGAGGAACAGGGCTTTTGAGAGGTAGAGAAGGATGCTGGGATTTTGACCAGGAGGAAAACAGAGCAGAAGCTCTGGGATCTGAAACAGTGAAGAGCCTCGGACGGCTGGAGAAGGGGAGGCCTCTGTAGACCATGCCGCTAGGGTACCAGCTTTACCAGTgtgggagggaaaaggaagggtGGACTACGCACAAAATTAAACTATTTCACaataaagaaaaccaaatcaATAAACGAAAGGCGAACTATTCACCTTATTAAATAATCACAACGTCCCTTCAAGTAGCATTTCGTTTAGCGTCCGTTTACAGACCACGAAACATTTAACACAgggaaaaactacaaaatgaagCTTTCCAAGACTGCCAATTAGAGATAAACCAATAcactttaataaaaagtaaacGTAAAATTCTAACTAGGAAAACCCCGAACACTTAATGTGCCtggttaaatattttctcatactGCCGGAGAGAATGCTCCGGTTCAGCACTGAGATCAGTACGGGCCGCCACTCCCCGGGCCCCGCCCCGGCCGCACCTTCAGGTACCACCGGAAGTCCTCGCCCACGGGCCGGAGGTTGGTGATGTTCTCCAGCGAGGCTTTGAGTTGCAGCGCGATTTTCTGAGGGGGAGGGCCAGAGTAACTGCGTCAGCCGTGCCTGCGCAGCTCCACGCCGGCCCGACCCTCCCGCATTCCCAGCCATGGGTGCCACAGGGAGACATTCCTTCTGCTTCCTGCTCCTTCAGCGCGAACCCACTCGCTTCATCTCCTCCTGGCGCGAGCTCTTGCCTCCCAGACCCTCGCCACCTCCCCTCTGTGTCCCCGCGGCGGGCGGCTCCCCTCACCCCCATGGTGGCCCTCTCCGCCCGGTGCTGGCTGCGGCCGTTGCTTTCCGGCGCGTCGTAAAAGGCGAGTGCCGTCTGCGCACCCTCAGTAGGGCCTGGCGGGGCGGGGTTGCGGGGCAGGGAGCTCTGCCTGCGGCTGCTCGCCTGGCCCACAGGCTTTTCGCATCAGGGGATCCGGGGCCAGTGAAGGTCAGCCAGGTTCGCGAGCAACCCGTGCTCAGACCAGCGGAAGCCTGACTCCAGGATTCGGTGGTGCCACAGACACTGAACGCCGATTTTGTGCCTGCTCTAAGCGAACAAGACAGTTGCTGCCCCTCAGTTCTTTTCAGGCGCTTCACTACTCTGCTTGCCCTCGAACTTCTCAGATCACGTCAGCTCCCTCTGCCCAGGGGAAAAACTACAAAAGGAAGAGTTCCAAGACTACCAAATAAAGATAAACCAATACACTTTAAAAAGCAGAGTGTATTGGTTTATCAGATTTGGGGATGATGCCTTTCTTTAAACTGCCCTTTCCTGTTTCACCCAAGAGACCTGGTTTCTAGGCCCCTCTCCAGAGGTTACCCTGTGTCCACATCCTTTTCATTGTGGTCCCTGCGAATGGACATTCCCCTTCAGGTGGATTTTCTCTGGGAGCCCACCTGGTTTATCCTTCTGTCATACGTTTATTGAACTTTGTTTTATCTGGCCTCCCATCCAGGCTACATTGAGACCATGCAGGAGCTGTGGAGATTAACGTTAAAAGGAACAGCACATTCAAGACTCTTCTAGGAGGTAGAGCAAGATAGCCAGATGGAaccctccagtgatcctcctcctcctcttccctggcAGGAACACCAAactgaacaactatccacacaagaaAGCACCTTCATGAGAACCAAAACTCAGCTAGCAATcgtagtacctggttttaacatcacATCGAGATATAAGgcaatggccaggcatggtggctcacacctgtaatcccagcgctttggggggctgaggcgggcagatcacctgaggtcaggagtttgagacctggctggccaacatagagaaaccctgtctctacttaaaatacaaaaattagccgagtatggtggtgcacacctgtagtcccagctactgcggcggctaaggcaagagaattgtttgaacccgggaggtggaggttgtagtgagccgagctcgtgccattacactccagcctgggcggcagagtgagactctatctcaaaaaagaagaagaagaagaaaaaaaaaaggaataaggcagtgaagagggtaggaaagacagtcttgaattgctacCACCACCCCTCCCTCATCCTCTGGCAGCAGCTGGCTGCCTGGCACAGAGAGAGAATGTGCTTATGGCACTTTGCATTGGAACCAAGTGCTGCCCTGCCACCGTGGAAAGCAACTCAGGGCAGAATTCAGCAAGTGCCCACAGAGGAAGCACTTAGAGAaaccctagccagaggggaatcatcCATCCCAGTGGTCAGGTTCTGGCGAGCTGCACCACCACTGGCTAAAGTGATCCAGAGtcctaaataaatttgaaaggcagtctaggccacaaagacAGCagttcctgggcaagtcctggtgctgtgctgaGCTCAGAGCTGGTGGAGTTGGGGTGCACACAGCCTAGTGAGATACCAGCTGTGGAGCCAAAGGAGTGCTTATGTCACCAGtaccccaaccccaggcagcacagctcacagctccaggAGAGACTCCTTTCCcttagaggaaaggagaggggaaagtaaagaggactttgtcttacagCTTGGATACCATCCCAGCCACCGTAGAATAAAACACCACACAGAGTCCTGAAGCCCCCCTTGCCAGGCTCTATCTCCCAGATATTTCTGGAGCTACtatgggccagaagggaacccgcTGCTTTGAAGGAGAGGACCCACTCCTGGTAGGATTCATCACACGCTGACTAAAGAGCTgttgggccttgaataaacatgAGTAACACCCAGTACTGTGCTgccttcaggtgtgacccagtgCATTCCCAGCAATGGTTGCCATagggagagactccttctgcttaagtaaaagagaagaaagagtaaaaaggacTTGGTCTTGCAACTTGGgtaccagctcagctgcagtaaaataaagcaccaagtAGGTTTCTACAGCCCGGACTCCATGCCCTAGCTCGTGGATAGCATTTCTAAacccaccctgggccagaagggaacctgccaCCCCAAAGGGTAAGACACAAGGCTGGCTGGATTcaccacctgctgactaaagagccttTGGGCTTTGAATAAACATCAGCAAAAATCAGGCAATAGTAACcatgggccttgggcaagacccactactgtgctggcttcaggtttgACACAGCACAGTTCCAgcagtggtggccacaggggtgcttgtgtcactcctcTGCcaactccaggcagctcagcatggAGAGAGACACCATTTATttgaaagtaagggaagagaacaagagactGCCTGGTAATTCAGGGAATTCTCTCAGATCTTACtcaagaccatcaaggcagtacctctgCGTCTACAAGAGTCACAGCATCTCTGGGTTTGGGGTACCCCTTGATGCAGTTACAGCTGCAGTGACCAAATATTTACATCACAACACTCATTTCCCTTTGAGTACTTGGAAAAGCCTTTtgaagaaggatgggtacaaataAGCCCAAACTgtgaaaattacaataaatacctaattttCAATGCTCTGCATTGAACAACACTCACAAACATCAATACCatccaagaaaacatgacctaaccaaatgaactaaataaggcaccagtgaccaatcccagagtgacagagatatgtgacctttcagacagagaattcactGTCACTGAGGAAGTTCAGTGAAATTCAAGATAGCACAGAGAAGGAACTCAGAATCCTgccagataaatttaacaaagagatggagataattttcaaaatcaaatagaaattctggagctgataAATTCAACTGATATACCAAAGAATGCACCAGGGTCTCTCAACAtgagaactgatcaagcagaagaa
Protein-coding regions in this window:
- the CZIB gene encoding CXXC motif containing zinc binding protein isoform X3, which produces MGKIALQLKASLENITNLRPVGEDFRWYLKMKCGNCGEISDKWQYIRLMDSVALKGGRGSASMVQKCKLCARENSIEILSSTIKPYNAGFAAEGVESGTVFSDIDLQEKDWTDYDEKAQESVGIYEVTHQFVKC
- the CZIB gene encoding CXXC motif containing zinc binding protein isoform X1, with amino-acid sequence MGKIALQLKASLENITNLRPVGEDFRWYLKMKCGNCGEISDKWQYIRLMDSVALKGGRGSASMVQKCKLCARENSIEILSSTIKPYNAEDNENFKTIVEFECRGLEPVDFQPQAGFAAEGVESGTVFSDIDLQEKDWTDYDEKAQESVGIYEVTHQFVKC
- the CZIB gene encoding CXXC motif containing zinc binding protein isoform X2, whose translation is MGKIALQLKASLENITNLRPVGEDFRWYLKDSVALKGGRGSASMVQKCKLCARENSIEILSSTIKPYNAEDNENFKTIVEFECRGLEPVDFQPQAGFAAEGVESGTVFSDIDLQEKDWTDYDEKAQESVGIYEVTHQFVKC